In Salvelinus sp. IW2-2015 linkage group LG23, ASM291031v2, whole genome shotgun sequence, a genomic segment contains:
- the LOC111951049 gene encoding frizzled-9, whose product MDVFNLRIAILLWCQLVIAASSLEIGVYDLERGRPAKCEPITIPMCQGIGYNLTRMPNFMKYASQAEASIKLNEFAPLVEYGCDMHLRFFLCSLYVPMCTDKVSTTIPACRPMCEQARQKCSPIMEKFSFGWPDSLDCSKLPTKNDPNSLCMEAPENDTKQETKKGEGMLPVPPRPRQPSSGTSGRSGTSLGSCENPEKFQYVEKSQSCAPRCSSAVDVFWSKQDKDFAFIWMAVWSTLCFVSTAFTVLTFLLDPQRFQYPERPIIFLSMCYNVYSVAFVIRSVAGAENIACDRENGELYIIQEGLESTGCTIVFLILYYFGMASSIWWVILTLTWFLAAGKKWGHEAIEAHSSYFHMAAWGIPAMKTIVILTMRKVAGDELTGLCYVGSMDVNALTGFVLIPLSCYLVIGTSFILTGFVALFHIRKIMKTGGTNTEKLEKLMVKIGVFSILYTVPATCVIICYFYERLNMDYWKFRVLESKCVSFPGRRNEDCSLEESVPTVAVFMLKIFMSLVVGITSGVWVWSSKTLQTWQGLCNRKLAVRTSRKPCGSVSCSSSHCHYKAPPVVLHMSKTDSYIESPTHV is encoded by the coding sequence ATGGATGTTTTTAATTTGAGGATTGCCATTTTACTGTGGTGCCAACTTGTTATTGCTGCATCCAGCTTGGAGATCGGAGTCTATGATCTAGAGAGAGGCAGACCTGCAAAATGCGAACCCATCACCATCCCCATGTGCCAGGGCATTGGCTACAATTTGACAAGAATGCCCAACTTCATGAAATATGCAAGCCAAGCAGAGGCCAGCATCAAACTGAATGAGTTTGCCCCTCTCGTGGAATATGGCTGTGACATGCACCTGCGCTTTTTCCTCTGCTCCCTCTACGTCCCCATGTGCACTGACAAAGTGTCCACCACCATTCCTGCCTGCCGACCAATGTGTGAGCAGGCCAGGCAAAAGTGCTCTCCCATCATGGAGAAGTTCAGCTTCGGCTGGCCTGACTCACTGGACTGCTCCAAGCTGCCCACTAAAAACGACCCCAACTCCCTGTGCATGGAGGCGCCTGAGAATGACACAAAGCAGGAGACCAAGAAGGGGGAGGGCATGCTCCCGGTGCCCCCCAGACCCAGGCAGCCCAGCTCAGGTACCAGTGGGCGCTCTGGCACCAGCCTGGGCTCCTGCGAGAACCCGGAGAAGTTCCAGTACGTGGAGAAGAGCCAGTCGTGCGCCCCACGCTGCTCCTCTGCAGTGGACGTGTTCTGGTCAAAGCAGGACAAGGACTTTGCCTTCATCTGGATGGCGGTGTGGTCCACACTCTGCTTTGTCTCCACTGCCTTCACCGTCCTCACCTTCCTGCTGGACCCGCAGCGCTTCCAGTACCCGGAGCGGCCCATCATCTTCCTCTCCATGTGCTACAATGTCTACTCGGTGGCCTTCGTCATCCGCTCGGTGGCCGGGGCCGAGAACATCGCCTGTGACCGGGAGAATGGCGAGCTCTACATCATCCAGGAGGGGCTGGAGTCCACGGGCTGCACCATCGTATTCCTCATCCTCTACTACTTCGGTATGGCCTCATCCATCTGGTGGGTCATCCTCACCCTCACCTGGTTCCTGGCTGCTGGTAAGAAGTGGGGCCACGAGGCCATCGAGGCCCACAGCAGCTACTTCCACATGGCCGCCTGGGGCATCCCAGCCATGAAGACCATAGTCATCCTCACCATGAGGAAGGTGGCCGGGGACGAGCTGACGGGGCTGTGCTACGTGGGCAGCATGGATGTCAACGCCCTGACTGGCTTCGTGCTCATCCCTCTGTCCTGCTACCTGGTCATTGGCACCTCCTTCATCCTCACGGGCTTCGTAGCGCTCTTCCACATCCGCAAGATAATGAAGACAGGCGGCACTAACACGGAGAAGCTGGAGAAGCTTATGGTGAAGATCGGTGTGTTCTCCATCCTGTACACGGTGCCCGCCACCTGCGTCATCATATGCTACTTCTATGAGAGGCTCAACATGGACTACTGGAAGTTCCGGGTTCTGGAGAGCAAGTGTGTTTCATTCCCTGGACGCCGGAACGAGGACTGCTCCCTGGAGGAGTCGGTGCCCACCGTGGCGGTGTTCATGCTGAAGATCTTTATGTCTCTGGTGGTGGGCATCACCAGCGGCGTGTGGGTGTGGAGCTCCAAGACCCTGCAGACCTGGCAGGGTCTGTGCAACAGGAAGCTGGCGGTGCGGACTAGCAGGAAGCCCTGTGGCAGCGTCAGCTGCAGCAGCTCCCACTGCCACTATAAGGCCCCACCCGTGGTGCTCCACATGTCCAAAACAGACTCTTACATAGAGAGCCCAACACACGTCTGA